The following coding sequences lie in one Salmo salar chromosome ssa13, Ssal_v3.1, whole genome shotgun sequence genomic window:
- the LOC106568205 gene encoding polypeptide N-acetylgalactosaminyltransferase 9 encodes MAGARRIKTLLTVNICVFVGIILFSIYCRFQDRSEEFMKNGRTTEQRSNRRNGKVANFVDKQAILQRLEHLEDVVYHQLNGLGKPVGLLEGQMSLRQWEARNPATLRNPVRDPDGGKYKDYGYNAQLSNQIPLDRSIPDYRPKKCKLMTYPDDLPQMTVVFIFVNEALSVILRSVHSLVSHTPAYILKEIILVDDNSDSVDLKLNLDQYVNKNYPGLVKIVRNSRREGLIRARILGWKAATAPVVGFFDAHVEFNTAWAEPILTRIREDRTRIILPSIDNIKHNTFEVQQYANAAHGYNWGLWCMYIIPPQAWLDTGDQTAPIRTPAMIGCSFVVNREYFREIGLLDSGMEVYGGENIELGMRVWQCGGSMEVLPCARVAHIERTKKPYNNDIDYYAKRNALRAAEVWMDDYKSHVYMAWNIPINNPGVDFGDVSERIALRKKLQCRSFQWYLQNVYPEMRVYNDTITYGEVRNSKASGYCLDQGPDDDNSPILYPCHGMTSQLARYTSAGLLQLGPLGSTTFLPNTKCLVDEGRGRTPSLNKCEGMSRSSQRLWDFTQNGPIISRDTGRCLEVEMSREASFGLRLVVQRCSGQRWTIRNWIKPPRH; translated from the exons ATGGCTGGGGCACGGCGGATAAAAACTTTGTTGACTGTAAACATCTGCGTTTTTGTGGGCATTATACTGTTCTCGATTTACTGCAGATTTCAGGATCGCTCAGAGGAATTCATGAAAAACGGCAGGACCACTGAGCAAAGATCTAACCGTAGAAATGGGAAAGTCGCTAACTTTGTGGACAAGCAGGCTATTCTTCAAAGGCTCGAGCATCTTGAGGACGTGGTCTACCATCAATTAAACG GGCTGGGAAAGCCGGTTGGATTGCTGGAGGGACAAATGAGTCTGAGACAGTGGGAGGCCAGGAACCCTGCAACCCTGAGAAACCCTGTCCGTGACCCAGATGGGGGAAAGTACAAAGATTATGGCTACAACGCACAGCTGAGCAATCAAATCCCGCTGGATAGATCCATTCCCGACTACAGGCCGAAAAA GTGCAAGCTGATGACTTACCCAGATGACCTCCCTCAGATGACGGTGGTGTTCATCTTTGTAAACGAGGCCTTGTCTGTGATCCTACGGTCAGTCCACAGCCTGGTCAGTCACACACCTGCATACATCCTCAAGGAGATCATCCTGGTGGACGACAACAGTGACAGTG tGGATCTAAAGCTGAACCTGGATCAGTATGTGAATAAGAATTATCCAGGCCTAGTGAAGATTGTCAGAAATAGCAGACGAGAGGGACTTATACGGGCCAGAATCCTTGGATGGAAAGCAGCCACTGCACCAGTTGTTGGCTTCTTTGACGCACATGTTGAGTTCAACACAGCATG GGCAGAGCCAATCCTAACAAGAATCAGGGAGGATCGAACACGTATTATTCTGCCGTCGATCGACAACATCAAGCACAACACGTTTGAGGTGCAGCAGTATGCTAACGCGGCCCATGGCTACAACTGGGGCCTGTGGTGTATGTACATCATCCCCCCTCAGGCCTGGCTGGACACAGGAGATCAGACGGCCCCCATCAG GACCCCTGCCATGATTGGCTGCTCCTTTGTGGTGAACAGAGAATACTTTAGAGAGATTGGCCTTCTAGACTCAGGCATGGAGGTGTATGGAGGAGAGAACATTGAGTTGGGCATGAGG GTATGGCAGTGCGGAGGGAGTATGGAGGTTTTACCTTGTGCTCGGGTGGCACACATTGAACGCACCAAGAAACCCTACAACAACGACATTGATTACTATGCCAAGCGCAATGCCTTGAGGGCAGCCGAGGTATGGATGGATGACTACAAATCCCATGTATACATGGCCTGGAATATCCCCATCAAT AACCCTGGGGTTGATTTTGGAGATGTTTCTGAGAGAATTGCCTTGAGGAAGAAATTGCAATGTCGCAGTTTCCAGTGGTATTTGCAGAATGTGTATCCAGAGATGCGAGTGTACAACGACACCATCACCTACGGCGAGGTGCGGAACAGCAAGGCCAGTGGCTATTGCTTAGACCAAGGACCAGATGATGACAACAGTCCAATTCTCTACCCGTGCCACGGCATGACATCTCAG CTGGCCCGTTACACCTCAGCGGGGCTTCTGCAGCTTGGTCCCCTGGGCTCCACTACGTTCCTGCCCAACACCAAGTGTCTGGTGGATGAGGGACGAGGGCGGACGCCAAGTCTAAATAAATGTGAGGGAATGTCACGCTCATCACAGAGGCTTTGGGACTTTACTCAG AATGGCCCAATAATCAGCAGAGACACTGGTCGTTGTTTGGAAGTAGAGATGTCTAGAGAGGCCAGCTTCGGCCTGCGCCTGGTGGTCCAgaggtgctctggtcagaggtGGACTATTAGGAACTGGATCAAACCTCCACGACACTGA